Proteins encoded by one window of Pseudanabaenaceae cyanobacterium SKYG29:
- the sufD gene encoding Fe-S cluster assembly protein SufD — MSRLVDRGMMNPEVERLLNSLRTEAAERLTQLHFPSVGEEDWKYTDLTPIKEIPWQTGQIDALIEPCSLPEADYQLVFHNGICQRERSLFCIDNLCVLGSVAGDIKQCGHVLFAHLGQYTDDGDYLTQLNSQACHDLALIYAPSQWQQETTIGLHFLNSGHHTVSHPRCLIVLSPHTRLRIVEIHTGTEAEYWSNPVTEIYIGEQAQLNHVILQKQGRLGFHTKTTRVRQAKQSFYQLQTIDLGARLSRHNLHIQQQGEATTTIVQGLVSIAGTQLADTHSAIIHSHPQGRSNQLHKCILREHSHGVFNGRICVAKTGQLTDASQLSRNLLLSPHARIDTKPQLEIVADNVKCAHGATVSQIDRDELFYLQSRGIDLATATDILTYAFAGEIIKNIPLPSMRDWLRVV; from the coding sequence ATGTCAAGATTGGTTGACAGAGGAATGATGAACCCAGAAGTAGAGAGATTGCTTAATTCTCTTAGAACAGAAGCAGCGGAAAGACTAACTCAGTTACATTTTCCCTCTGTGGGAGAAGAGGACTGGAAATATACGGACCTTACCCCCATCAAGGAAATTCCCTGGCAGACAGGTCAAATAGATGCTCTGATCGAGCCTTGCTCCCTCCCCGAGGCGGACTATCAGTTAGTTTTCCACAATGGTATTTGCCAGAGGGAACGATCGCTCTTCTGTATAGATAACCTCTGTGTGCTTGGCTCCGTGGCAGGGGACATCAAACAGTGTGGTCATGTTTTGTTTGCCCATCTCGGTCAATATACAGATGACGGGGATTATCTTACGCAACTGAATAGTCAAGCCTGTCACGATCTCGCTCTTATCTATGCCCCTAGTCAGTGGCAACAGGAAACAACGATCGGTCTGCATTTTCTCAACTCTGGTCACCACACCGTCAGTCATCCCCGCTGTTTGATCGTGCTATCTCCCCATACCCGCTTGAGGATCGTGGAAATCCACACAGGCACAGAAGCAGAATACTGGTCTAACCCTGTTACAGAAATCTACATCGGTGAGCAAGCCCAGCTAAATCATGTAATCCTGCAAAAGCAAGGAAGATTGGGGTTTCATACCAAAACCACCAGAGTGAGACAGGCAAAGCAGAGTTTCTATCAGTTGCAAACGATCGATCTAGGTGCTCGTTTGTCCCGTCACAATCTGCATATCCAACAGCAGGGGGAAGCCACCACGACAATTGTCCAGGGGTTAGTTTCTATCGCCGGGACGCAACTAGCTGATACCCATTCGGCTATTATCCACAGTCATCCCCAGGGGCGGAGTAACCAATTGCACAAGTGCATTTTGCGAGAACATAGTCACGGCGTGTTTAATGGTAGAATCTGTGTGGCAAAAACAGGACAATTAACTGATGCTAGTCAACTCAGCCGCAATCTCTTACTCTCTCCCCATGCCCGCATTGATACAAAACCCCAGTTAGAAATTGTCGCTGATAATGTCAAGTGTGCTCACGGTGCTACTGTCAGTCAAATCGATCGGGACGAACTATTTTATTTGCAAAGTCGAGGGATTGACCTGGCTACTGCCACTGATATACTCACCTATGCCTTTGCGGGGGAGATTATCAAAAATATTCCCCTCCCATCTATGCGGGATTGGCTCAGGGTAGTCTGA